One region of Clavibacter michiganensis subsp. tessellarius genomic DNA includes:
- a CDS encoding uroporphyrinogen-III synthase, translating to MIAVTGSDETPAAGTDAAGADGPGFRPDQLEGFRIGITSDRRSEDLIAAFERRGADVLHAPTIRMTGVADDSALEAETRAVIRARPDVLLATTSYGIRRWFEAADAAGVGDELTGVLGDARILVRGPKARGAIRAASLDDHGMSERETTTSLVDLVLRGDVAGTTIAVQLHGFTDPVQLTRLEAAGARVLTVAPYRWTVHEDSARVLRLVEAVCTGGIDAVTFTSAPAVEALFTTADAAGRLEDLQEALRTMVVAAAVGPVTAAPLVEAGILPITPDRFRMGALIRLVCAHLEESGVGRVETRHGTVELRGKLVVIDDERVPLSPVPLALFRALVAAEGATVPRRVLARAAPEELDDHAVDVAISRLRRSLPDGGIVQTVIKRGYRLTTA from the coding sequence ATGATCGCCGTGACCGGATCCGACGAGACCCCCGCCGCCGGCACGGACGCGGCCGGCGCCGACGGCCCCGGCTTCCGGCCCGACCAGCTCGAGGGCTTCCGCATCGGCATCACCTCCGACCGGCGCTCCGAGGACCTCATCGCGGCGTTCGAGCGCCGCGGGGCCGATGTGCTGCACGCACCCACGATCCGCATGACCGGCGTCGCCGACGACTCCGCGCTCGAGGCGGAGACGCGCGCCGTGATCCGCGCCCGCCCCGACGTCCTGCTCGCGACCACGTCCTACGGCATCCGCCGATGGTTCGAGGCAGCCGACGCGGCGGGCGTCGGCGACGAGCTCACCGGGGTGCTGGGCGACGCCCGGATCCTCGTGCGCGGCCCCAAGGCGCGCGGCGCCATCCGGGCGGCCTCCCTCGACGACCACGGGATGAGCGAGCGGGAGACCACCACCTCCCTCGTCGACCTGGTGCTGCGCGGCGACGTCGCCGGCACGACGATCGCGGTGCAGCTGCACGGCTTCACGGATCCGGTGCAGCTTACGCGCCTCGAGGCCGCCGGCGCGCGCGTGCTCACGGTCGCGCCCTACCGCTGGACGGTGCACGAGGACTCCGCGCGCGTCCTGCGGCTCGTCGAGGCGGTCTGCACGGGCGGGATCGACGCCGTCACCTTCACGAGCGCGCCCGCCGTGGAGGCGCTGTTCACGACGGCCGACGCGGCCGGCCGGCTCGAGGACCTGCAGGAGGCGCTGCGCACCATGGTGGTCGCCGCCGCGGTCGGACCGGTCACCGCGGCACCGCTCGTGGAGGCCGGGATCCTGCCCATCACGCCGGACCGCTTCCGCATGGGCGCGCTCATCCGCCTCGTCTGCGCGCACCTGGAGGAATCCGGCGTGGGGCGCGTCGAGACCCGGCACGGCACGGTCGAGCTGCGCGGGAAGCTCGTCGTGATCGACGACGAGCGCGTGCCGCTGAGCCCCGTGCCGCTCGCGCTGTTCCGTGCGCTCGTCGCGGCCGAGGGGGCGACGGTCCCGCGCCGCGTGCTCGCCCGCGCGGCCCCCGAGGAGCTCGACGACCACGCCGTCGACGTCGCCATCTCGCGGCTGCGGCGCTCGCTCCCGGACGGCGGCATCGTCCAGACGGTGATCAAGCGCGGATACCGGCTGACGACGGCCTGA